The genomic stretch GGGAAGCCGATCGAGAGCAGCAGGCGGTCCGCGGCGCCGGCGGCGAAGACGGTGAACACCCACGTGAAGAACGCGACGCCGACCGCGGTGCGCCACGGGTTGTCGCGCGGGCGGTCGAGCAGCTCGTGGCGCAGGCGGTCGCGCGTGACGAAGCGCTGCTCGAACCACGGCCACGCGTACAGGACGGCGAAGACGACGCTCGGGAACAGGACCCCGCCGAAGAACGGGTTGGGGATCCACGTGTGCCCGCCGAAGCGCAGCTCCCAGTTCGGCATGATCCGCAGCGCGCCGATCAGCCAGCCCAGGTACCAGTCGGGCTGCGCGCCGTTGGTCCCCTGCCACGGCTCGTAGGGGCCCCAGAGCCAGACCGGGTTGATCTGCACGAGGCCGCCGAGCAGCACGAGGACGGCGAACACGGCGAACATCCAGCCCAGGGTGCGCAGCGCGTACCCTGGCCACATCGGCGTGCCGACGTCGTTGCGCTCGGTGCGCCCGGGCCCGCGGAACTGCGTGTGCTTCTGGCGCATGATCATCGCCAGGTGCACCGCGATCAGCGTGCCGAGGATCGCCGGGAGGATGAAGACGTGGGCGATGAACAGCCGCGGCTCGAACACCTCGCTGCCGGGGAACTGCCCGTCCCACACGAGCGTCGCGAACTGGCCGCCGATCAGCGGCAGCGACAGCGCGACGCCGTTGGCGATCGCCAGGCCCATCCCGGACAGCAGGTCGTCGGGCAGCGAGTAGCCGGCGAAGCCCTCGAGGATCGCCAGGGCGAGCATCGTCACGCCGACCATCCAGTTCAGCTCGCGCGGCTTGCGAAACGCGCCGGTGAAGAAGATCCGCATGAGATGCACGACGATCGCGGCGACGAACACGAGCGCCGCCCAGTGGTGCGTCTGGCGGATGAGCAGGCCGGCGGGCACGTCGAACGACAGCGAGAGCGTCGATGCGTACGCGTGCGACATCGTGGCGCCCTGCAGCGGCTCGTAGCCGCCGGAGTACACGGTCTCTCCCGTGCTGGGCACGAAGAACAGCGCCAGGTACGTGCCGGTCGCGATCAGGGCGATGAACGCGTACAGCGCGATCTCGCCGAGCAGGAACGACCAGTGGTCGGGGAAGACGTACTTCAGCGCCGCCCTGAGGAACGGCGCGGCGCCGAGCCTGCGGTCGATGAAGGCCACGGGCTCGGCCAGCGGGTCGCGCGAGCGGCGGCGCAGCACGCTCACGCCTCGGCCACCCCCCACCACGCCGGCCCGACCGGACCCGACATCGGGCCGGAGGCGCGCAGGACGCCCTCCGCGTCGATCTCGAGCGGCAGTTGCGGCAGCGGCCGCCCGGCCGGCCCGAAGACGACCTTCGCCGCCGCGGCCGGGTCGAAC from Capillimicrobium parvum encodes the following:
- the qcrB gene encoding cytochrome bc1 complex cytochrome b subunit, whose translation is MSVLRRRSRDPLAEPVAFIDRRLGAAPFLRAALKYVFPDHWSFLLGEIALYAFIALIATGTYLALFFVPSTGETVYSGGYEPLQGATMSHAYASTLSLSFDVPAGLLIRQTHHWAALVFVAAIVVHLMRIFFTGAFRKPRELNWMVGVTMLALAILEGFAGYSLPDDLLSGMGLAIANGVALSLPLIGGQFATLVWDGQFPGSEVFEPRLFIAHVFILPAILGTLIAVHLAMIMRQKHTQFRGPGRTERNDVGTPMWPGYALRTLGWMFAVFAVLVLLGGLVQINPVWLWGPYEPWQGTNGAQPDWYLGWLIGALRIMPNWELRFGGHTWIPNPFFGGVLFPSVVFAVLYAWPWFEQRFVTRDRLRHELLDRPRDNPWRTAVGVAFFTWVFTVFAAGAADRLLLSIGFPYEGQVWFFRGACVVAPLVTGGIALRVCRELRARELHPLRGWDGEEVVRTAAGGYRGGPPT